A genomic region of Mesorhizobium sp. NZP2077 contains the following coding sequences:
- a CDS encoding DUF445 domain-containing protein — protein MSQSAPSLAPLRFDADAAAKLSALRRTKFIAAAALAFCVLVFAVAKSFQGTYPWLGFVAAFAEAATIGGLADWYAVVALFRRPLGLPIPHTAIIPENQNRIADNLGRFIEANFLAPEPVREKLAEVDFAALVADWLADAERAAGLSRFVVRLVPKTLAAVEQSGLRGFVTSRMLEQIEKVPLAPLAAELLSALTDDRRHQKLFDEFIKVIGRFLNDEQALATMREKIREELPSLFNLFRADAYLLKKIVASAGSLLDEVRADPHHPMRAEFDRFAQGFIEKLRTSKQYAKRAEQMKRDFLARPEVKGLAGDMWESLSQFIEQDAKAPNSVIRAHLANMFVEVGRHLASDPQIRADMNQGFVVALASFVESQKSGVSKFIADQVKRWDLDQLTRLIEINIGRDLQYIRFNGMIIGGLAGIVLYTIELLLPVN, from the coding sequence ATGTCACAATCGGCTCCGTCCCTGGCGCCTCTCCGTTTCGATGCCGATGCGGCCGCCAAGCTCTCGGCGCTGCGCCGCACCAAATTCATCGCCGCGGCGGCGCTGGCGTTTTGCGTGCTGGTGTTCGCCGTGGCCAAGTCGTTCCAAGGCACGTATCCGTGGCTGGGTTTCGTTGCGGCCTTCGCCGAGGCGGCGACCATTGGCGGCCTTGCCGACTGGTACGCGGTGGTGGCGCTGTTCAGGCGACCGCTCGGGCTGCCGATCCCGCACACCGCCATCATCCCGGAAAACCAGAACCGCATCGCCGACAATCTCGGCCGCTTCATCGAGGCCAATTTCCTGGCGCCGGAGCCGGTGCGCGAGAAACTTGCCGAGGTCGATTTTGCAGCGCTCGTCGCCGACTGGCTGGCCGATGCCGAGCGCGCCGCTGGCCTCTCGCGCTTCGTCGTGCGGCTGGTGCCGAAGACGCTTGCCGCGGTCGAGCAATCCGGCCTGCGCGGCTTCGTCACTAGCCGCATGCTCGAGCAGATCGAAAAGGTGCCGCTGGCCCCGCTGGCGGCGGAACTGTTGTCGGCACTCACCGACGACCGCCGCCACCAGAAGCTGTTCGATGAATTCATCAAGGTGATCGGCCGCTTCCTCAACGACGAACAGGCGCTGGCGACGATGCGTGAAAAAATCCGCGAGGAGTTGCCGTCGCTGTTCAACCTGTTCCGAGCCGACGCCTATCTGCTGAAGAAGATTGTCGCTTCGGCGGGTTCCTTGCTCGACGAGGTGCGGGCCGATCCTCACCATCCGATGCGCGCCGAGTTCGACCGTTTCGCGCAGGGCTTCATCGAAAAACTCAGGACATCGAAGCAGTATGCCAAACGCGCCGAACAGATGAAGCGGGATTTTCTGGCTCGGCCGGAGGTCAAGGGGTTGGCCGGCGACATGTGGGAGAGCCTCAGCCAGTTCATCGAGCAGGACGCCAAGGCGCCGAATTCGGTGATCCGCGCGCATCTTGCCAACATGTTCGTCGAGGTTGGCCGTCATCTTGCCAGCGATCCACAGATCAGAGCCGATATGAACCAGGGCTTCGTGGTGGCGCTGGCCTCCTTCGTCGAGAGCCAGAAGAGCGGCGTGTCGAAGTTCATCGCCGACCAAGTCAAGCGTTGGGATCTTGACCAGCTGACGCGTCTGATCGAGATCAACATCGGCAGGGACCTGCAATACATCCGCTTCAACGGCATGATCATCGGCGGGCTGGCTGGCATCGTGCTCTACACGATCGAGTTGCTGCTCCCGGTCAATTGA
- a CDS encoding TonB-dependent hemoglobin/transferrin/lactoferrin family receptor, producing the protein MGLVNWEWRGRSAVNGVAALLASVAAIAVSAPSAHAQQATQPAGEQTDQSKKADQEKAAPAGATLLDKILVLSRTGETAIESLASASHLDQEQLDRRMATTPNEMLFGVPGVAAQADARRVSTSINIRGLQDFGRVAVIVDGARQDFQRSDHGTQSTFYIDPDLIKSVDVIRGPVANTYGSGAIGGVVFFDTKDAEDFLKPEETWGASVTGRYESNCKGWTTSATGAYRFNENWDVLGNIVYRNYDNYKDGGGDTVNGTGFDVLSGLLKTIIRPTDNSELKLGWVGSSDGWDETSGGVPVNDVDLKSNTFTARYNITDEDKSWLDLHVNTSYNKTNLDLTSLVPQNRFDPVTGLPVVLPTGSTSTFDVGTAAIDIWNTSRFETGGVAHELTYGGDWVNDDVKTGGTAGGDSFYTPSGKRNVSGAYVQDKLTWDWLEVIAGLRYDSYSLRDDTHDTSGDRLSPHITVGVSPFDNTGLAGLQFYGTYAEGYRSPSLTETLISGNHPAGVTFPFLPNPNLRPETGKTTEFGINYKQNDLLETGDALRIKAAYFNNDVDDYIEGVTLSPFAPGSGCPFGPGIPICYQYQNFAKAKIHGFEFESVYDAGWGYAGLSASITNGHTVSYKGVEADLATIPSSQVTAQLGLRFLEDKLTVGGEVQYNGKPKGNAVAEDYTLVNAFASYQATDNLKVDFRADNLFDVKYANPLNGTTTVAANEPGITLKLAATRRFGG; encoded by the coding sequence ATGGGGTTGGTGAACTGGGAATGGCGCGGCCGGTCGGCGGTGAACGGTGTGGCGGCTTTGTTGGCAAGCGTGGCGGCGATCGCCGTGTCCGCGCCATCGGCGCATGCCCAACAAGCAACGCAGCCGGCGGGCGAGCAGACGGATCAATCGAAGAAGGCTGACCAGGAGAAGGCAGCCCCCGCGGGTGCGACGCTGCTCGACAAGATCCTGGTGCTCAGCCGCACCGGCGAGACGGCGATCGAATCGCTAGCCTCGGCCAGCCATCTCGATCAGGAACAGCTCGACCGCCGCATGGCGACGACGCCCAACGAGATGCTGTTCGGCGTGCCCGGTGTCGCCGCACAAGCCGACGCCAGGCGCGTCAGCACCAGCATCAACATTCGCGGCCTCCAGGATTTCGGCCGCGTTGCCGTCATCGTCGACGGCGCGCGCCAGGATTTCCAGCGTTCGGACCACGGCACGCAGTCGACCTTTTACATCGATCCCGACCTCATCAAATCCGTCGATGTGATCCGCGGTCCTGTCGCCAACACCTATGGCTCGGGCGCCATCGGCGGCGTCGTCTTCTTCGACACCAAGGACGCCGAGGACTTCCTCAAGCCGGAGGAAACATGGGGCGCTTCGGTAACCGGACGCTATGAGAGCAACTGCAAGGGCTGGACCACCAGCGCCACCGGCGCCTACCGTTTCAATGAAAACTGGGACGTCCTGGGTAACATCGTCTACCGCAACTACGATAACTACAAGGACGGCGGCGGCGACACCGTCAACGGCACCGGCTTCGACGTCTTGAGCGGCCTGCTCAAGACCATCATCCGTCCGACCGACAACAGCGAGCTGAAGCTCGGCTGGGTTGGCTCAAGCGACGGCTGGGACGAAACCAGCGGCGGTGTGCCGGTGAATGATGTCGACCTGAAGTCGAACACCTTCACGGCCCGGTACAACATCACGGATGAGGACAAGAGCTGGCTCGATCTCCACGTCAACACCTCGTACAACAAGACCAATCTCGACCTGACCAGCCTTGTTCCGCAAAACCGCTTCGATCCGGTCACAGGTCTTCCGGTGGTGCTGCCAACCGGCTCGACGTCGACGTTCGACGTCGGCACGGCCGCAATCGACATCTGGAACACCTCACGATTCGAGACCGGTGGCGTTGCGCATGAATTGACCTATGGCGGCGACTGGGTGAATGACGATGTCAAGACTGGCGGCACCGCCGGGGGCGACAGTTTCTACACGCCGTCGGGCAAGCGCAATGTCTCCGGCGCCTATGTCCAGGACAAGCTCACCTGGGATTGGCTCGAGGTGATCGCCGGGTTGCGTTACGACAGCTACAGCCTTAGGGACGACACCCACGATACATCCGGCGACCGGTTGTCGCCGCACATCACCGTCGGCGTCTCGCCCTTCGACAACACCGGCCTTGCCGGCCTGCAATTCTATGGCACTTACGCCGAGGGCTACCGTTCGCCCTCGCTGACGGAAACGCTGATCAGCGGCAACCATCCGGCAGGTGTCACCTTTCCATTCCTGCCCAATCCGAACCTGCGGCCTGAGACCGGCAAGACGACCGAATTCGGCATCAACTACAAGCAGAACGATCTATTGGAGACTGGCGACGCACTCCGCATCAAGGCGGCCTATTTCAACAACGACGTCGACGACTACATCGAAGGCGTGACATTGTCGCCGTTCGCCCCAGGCAGTGGTTGCCCGTTCGGCCCCGGCATTCCGATCTGCTATCAGTACCAGAATTTCGCCAAGGCCAAGATCCACGGCTTTGAGTTTGAAAGCGTCTACGACGCCGGATGGGGCTATGCCGGGCTTTCGGCATCGATTACGAATGGCCACACCGTTTCCTACAAGGGTGTGGAAGCCGATCTCGCCACAATCCCCTCTTCGCAGGTCACCGCCCAACTCGGCCTGCGCTTCCTCGAGGACAAGCTGACCGTCGGCGGCGAGGTGCAATACAACGGCAAGCCGAAGGGCAATGCGGTGGCCGAGGACTACACGCTGGTAAATGCCTTCGCCAGCTATCAGGCGACCGACAATCTGAAGGTCGATTTCCGCGCCGACAATCTGTTCGATGTCAAATACGCCAACCCGCTGAACGGCACCACGACAGTCGCGGCTAATGAACCGGGCATCACGCTGAAGCTGGCGGCAACAAGGCGATTTGGAGGCTGA
- the hemP gene encoding hemin uptake protein HemP, which translates to MNTHNPNDFRYRVRRSDEAPVTRFDRVPLAVRTLSSNTLFQGEHEIGIEHHGALYRLKITRQGKLILNK; encoded by the coding sequence ATGAACACGCACAATCCCAATGACTTTCGCTACCGCGTCCGCCGTTCCGACGAGGCCCCCGTCACCCGTTTCGACCGGGTTCCGCTGGCGGTCAGAACATTGTCCAGCAACACGCTGTTCCAGGGCGAGCACGAGATCGGCATCGAGCATCATGGCGCTCTCTACCGGCTGAAGATCACCCGGCAGGGCAAGCTCATTCTCAACAAGTAA
- a CDS encoding MaoC family dehydratase, translated as MTEVRPKTPPTYEQLRTMSGQELGVSEWTTVDQNRINQFAECTGDHQWIHVDPERARRQSPFRTTIAHGYLTLSIIGALALGMGIVPENTQAAFNYGFDKVRFLAPVKVGARIRLRTVLLSMEDRGPGQYLMKAANTVEIEGEEKPALIAETLVMLYERRKRAGA; from the coding sequence ATGACAGAAGTACGGCCTAAAACGCCGCCGACCTACGAGCAGTTGAGAACGATGTCCGGGCAGGAGCTCGGTGTCTCGGAATGGACCACGGTCGACCAGAACCGTATCAACCAGTTCGCCGAATGCACCGGCGACCATCAATGGATTCATGTCGATCCCGAACGGGCGCGGCGGCAAAGCCCGTTCCGCACGACGATCGCGCATGGCTATCTGACGCTGTCGATCATCGGCGCGCTGGCGCTCGGTATGGGGATCGTGCCGGAAAACACCCAGGCCGCCTTCAACTATGGCTTCGACAAGGTGCGTTTCCTGGCGCCGGTCAAGGTCGGCGCGCGCATCAGGCTGCGCACGGTCCTGCTTTCCATGGAAGACAGAGGCCCCGGCCAGTATCTGATGAAGGCAGCCAACACGGTCGAGATCGAAGGCGAGGAAAAGCCTGCACTGATAGCTGAAACGCTGGTCATGCTTTATGAACGCCGCAAACGGGCAGGGGCCTGA
- a CDS encoding hemin-degrading factor produces the protein MDQRVKPAPHEIRRARTENPKTRERDLAAQLGISEAELVAAHCGDGVIRVEPRVNDLLTGLEAVGEVMALTRNESAVHEKIGVYDKVVTGNHNAMVLGENIDLRIFPKVWAHGFAVEKREGNDIRRGLQFFDAAGEAVHKVHLRPASSLYAYQKLVASLESSNQEPTVAITGPCSDNEGEAAATTANLDDLRDRWSRLTDVHQFFGMLKTLKLSRLQAVRMVGTDYAWLLDNDAVRAMFHHAAEGEMPIMCFVGNRGCIQIHSGPVKSIKPMGPWINVLDETFHLHLRTDHIHEVWAVRKPTKDGHVTSLEVYAADGEMIIQFFGKRHEGEGERNDWRFLAENLPRIPNPTAA, from the coding sequence ATGGACCAGCGCGTAAAACCCGCCCCGCATGAAATCCGGCGGGCACGGACGGAAAATCCGAAAACGCGCGAGCGCGACCTGGCCGCCCAACTCGGCATTTCGGAAGCCGAACTGGTCGCCGCGCATTGCGGCGACGGCGTCATCCGCGTCGAACCGCGCGTCAACGACCTCTTGACCGGTCTCGAGGCCGTCGGCGAGGTGATGGCGCTGACCCGCAACGAAAGTGCGGTGCACGAAAAGATCGGCGTTTACGACAAGGTCGTCACCGGCAACCACAACGCGATGGTGCTTGGCGAGAACATCGACCTGCGCATCTTTCCAAAGGTCTGGGCGCACGGCTTTGCCGTGGAGAAGCGCGAGGGCAACGACATCCGCCGCGGCCTGCAATTCTTCGACGCGGCAGGCGAGGCGGTGCACAAGGTGCATCTGCGCCCAGCCTCCAGCCTCTATGCCTACCAGAAGCTGGTCGCCTCGCTGGAATCGTCCAACCAGGAGCCGACGGTCGCCATTACCGGGCCATGCTCCGACAATGAGGGCGAGGCCGCGGCGACGACCGCCAACCTTGACGATCTGCGCGACCGCTGGAGCCGGCTGACCGACGTGCACCAGTTCTTCGGCATGCTGAAGACGCTGAAACTCAGCCGCCTCCAGGCGGTGCGCATGGTCGGAACGGACTATGCCTGGCTACTCGACAATGACGCGGTCCGCGCCATGTTCCACCACGCTGCCGAAGGCGAGATGCCGATCATGTGCTTCGTGGGCAACCGCGGTTGCATCCAGATTCATTCCGGCCCGGTCAAGTCGATCAAGCCGATGGGGCCGTGGATCAACGTGCTGGACGAGACCTTCCATCTGCACCTGCGCACCGACCACATCCATGAAGTCTGGGCGGTGCGCAAGCCGACCAAGGACGGCCATGTCACCTCGCTCGAGGTCTACGCCGCCGACGGCGAGATGATCATCCAGTTCTTCGGCAAGCGCCACGAAGGCGAAGGCGAGCGCAACGACTGGCGATTCCTGGCCGAGAATCTGCCGCGCATTCCGAACCCGACGGCAGCCTGA
- a CDS encoding phasin family protein — translation MAKQPDSDSFMDMFGRFGRDLKVPNVDVEAILAHNRKNLEALEKSARAGAAGATSLLSRQRELLQDTLREVADMAQSYRAPGNPQEIMAKQTEFAKKSFEAALKNAGEVAELARKSGTESIEILRARIKEALEEIRAGYGQK, via the coding sequence ATGGCCAAGCAACCGGACTCCGATTCCTTCATGGACATGTTCGGCAGGTTTGGCCGCGACCTGAAGGTGCCCAATGTCGATGTAGAGGCGATCCTTGCCCATAACCGCAAGAACCTCGAAGCCTTGGAGAAATCGGCCCGAGCCGGCGCCGCCGGAGCGACCTCGCTGTTGTCAAGGCAACGCGAACTGCTGCAGGACACGCTGCGCGAGGTCGCAGACATGGCACAAAGCTACAGGGCGCCGGGCAATCCGCAGGAAATCATGGCCAAGCAGACCGAGTTCGCCAAGAAATCCTTCGAGGCCGCGCTCAAGAATGCTGGGGAAGTGGCTGAACTGGCCCGGAAATCCGGCACCGAATCGATCGAAATCCTGCGCGCGCGCATCAAGGAAGCGTTGGAGGAAATCCGCGCCGGTTACGGGCAGAAATAG
- a CDS encoding hemin ABC transporter substrate-binding protein has translation MSFLSRSPTMRGAMVGLSLFFAMLQPAAGTEGVSIFTDTSKIVAIGGSITEIVYALSEEKHLVARDSSSRYPKAAFDLPDVGYMRALSPEGVLSVNPTGILALHGSGPKEAVDVLRKSSVPFIEVPEHYSHEGILDKVRIVGKALGVDAKAEVLAKELDAKLTSAEKQTASLKERKRILFVLSIQGGKILAAGRETAADGIIKLAGGVNAIEGFSGYKQISDEAIITAGPDVILMMSNAGPPVSDDELFGNPSIASTPAGTARKLIRKDGGYLLGFGPRTAEAIHDLAASLYGAEVTD, from the coding sequence ATGTCTTTTCTTTCGAGATCGCCGACCATGCGTGGCGCAATGGTCGGCCTTTCCCTCTTTTTCGCCATGCTGCAGCCGGCTGCCGGCACAGAAGGCGTCTCGATTTTCACGGACACCTCGAAGATCGTCGCCATAGGCGGTTCGATCACCGAGATCGTCTATGCGCTTAGCGAGGAGAAACATCTGGTGGCGCGCGACTCCAGCAGCCGCTATCCGAAGGCGGCATTCGACCTGCCCGATGTCGGCTATATGCGCGCGCTGTCGCCGGAAGGTGTGCTGTCGGTCAATCCGACCGGCATCCTGGCGCTGCACGGAAGCGGGCCCAAGGAAGCCGTGGATGTGCTGAGGAAGAGCAGCGTTCCGTTCATCGAAGTGCCCGAGCATTATAGCCACGAAGGCATCCTCGATAAGGTCCGCATCGTCGGCAAGGCGCTCGGCGTCGACGCCAAGGCCGAGGTGCTGGCCAAGGAGCTCGATGCCAAGCTGACATCAGCCGAAAAACAGACTGCCTCGCTCAAGGAGCGCAAGCGCATCCTGTTCGTGCTGTCGATACAGGGCGGCAAGATCCTGGCGGCCGGCAGGGAGACCGCCGCCGACGGCATCATCAAGCTGGCCGGTGGCGTCAATGCCATCGAGGGCTTTTCCGGCTACAAGCAGATATCCGACGAGGCGATCATCACTGCCGGTCCGGACGTAATCCTGATGATGAGCAACGCCGGGCCGCCGGTGTCGGACGATGAATTGTTCGGCAATCCCTCGATCGCCTCGACACCCGCCGGAACCGCGCGCAAGCTGATCCGCAAGGATGGCGGCTATCTGCTCGGCTTCGGGCCGCGCACGGCTGAAGCCATCCACGACCTCGCCGCCTCGCTCTATGGCGCTGAAGTCACGGACTGA
- a CDS encoding antibiotic biosynthesis monooxygenase — protein MYIAMNRFKVQNGSEADFEAVWKNRDSSLAEMKGFQEFHLLRGPVNETEGYTLFASHTVWASQDDFIAWTRSENFRAAHRNVGTTKVHYLGHPQFEGFSVVEGA, from the coding sequence ATGTACATCGCCATGAACCGCTTCAAGGTGCAGAACGGCTCGGAGGCCGATTTCGAGGCCGTTTGGAAGAACCGCGATTCCAGCCTTGCCGAGATGAAGGGTTTTCAGGAATTCCATCTGCTGCGCGGCCCGGTCAACGAGACCGAAGGCTACACGCTGTTTGCCTCGCACACGGTGTGGGCAAGCCAGGACGATTTCATCGCCTGGACCAGGTCGGAAAACTTCCGCGCCGCGCACAGGAATGTCGGCACGACCAAGGTGCACTATCTCGGTCATCCGCAGTTCGAAGGTTTCTCGGTCGTCGAAGGCGCTTGA
- a CDS encoding iron ABC transporter permease — protein MVDQSIAGPVKAMASASEGDRSGRARIVILLLCLGLAAAALLSLTSGASDASAVNVLRGWLLGAVPNDAALSARDSLIVYDIRLPRIILGILVGAALAVSGAVMQGLFRNPLADPGLIGVSAGSSLGAVAVIVLGTTVLAPVTALFGTLALPLAAFFGGLATTLVLYQVATRRGQTSVATMLLAGIALAALAMALTGILIFMTDDRQLRDLTFWQLGSLGGATWQKIGSVGPIIILALAAMPFLARGLNALALGEATAGHLGIPVQRLKYTAIIGVSAAVGASVAVSGGIGFVGIVVPHLLRLLIGPDNRYLLPASALLGASLLLLADAVARTIVAPAELPIGIVTAISGAPFFLWILLRKRGVVDL, from the coding sequence ATGGTCGATCAATCGATCGCCGGCCCGGTGAAGGCGATGGCGAGTGCATCTGAAGGCGACCGCTCGGGCCGCGCTCGCATCGTCATCCTCTTGCTGTGCCTGGGGCTCGCGGCGGCCGCGCTTTTGTCGCTGACGTCAGGGGCATCGGATGCTTCGGCCGTCAACGTCCTCAGGGGCTGGCTGCTAGGAGCCGTTCCCAATGATGCGGCGCTGAGCGCCCGTGACAGCCTGATCGTCTACGACATCCGCTTGCCGCGCATCATCCTCGGCATACTGGTTGGGGCGGCGCTCGCAGTGTCCGGCGCGGTCATGCAGGGACTGTTCCGCAATCCGCTGGCCGATCCCGGCCTGATCGGCGTTTCCGCCGGCTCCAGCCTTGGCGCGGTGGCCGTCATCGTGCTTGGCACCACGGTGCTGGCGCCGGTGACGGCCTTGTTCGGCACGCTCGCGCTGCCGCTGGCCGCGTTCTTCGGCGGTCTTGCCACGACACTGGTGCTTTATCAGGTCGCCACGCGACGCGGGCAAACCTCGGTCGCCACCATGCTGCTGGCCGGCATTGCGCTGGCAGCACTTGCCATGGCCTTGACCGGCATCCTCATCTTCATGACCGACGATCGCCAGTTGCGCGACCTGACCTTCTGGCAATTGGGATCGCTCGGCGGCGCAACCTGGCAGAAGATCGGTTCCGTCGGGCCGATCATCATACTGGCACTGGCGGCGATGCCGTTCCTGGCGCGCGGCCTCAACGCGCTGGCGCTCGGCGAGGCGACCGCCGGCCATCTCGGCATTCCGGTGCAGCGATTGAAATACACGGCCATCATCGGTGTCTCGGCGGCGGTCGGTGCATCCGTCGCTGTCAGTGGCGGCATCGGCTTCGTCGGCATCGTCGTGCCGCATCTGCTGCGCCTGCTGATCGGTCCCGACAACCGCTACCTGCTGCCGGCCTCGGCGCTGCTGGGTGCCTCGCTGCTGCTTCTGGCCGATGCGGTCGCCCGCACCATCGTGGCGCCGGCCGAATTGCCGATCGGCATCGTCACCGCGATATCAGGCGCGCCGTTCTTCCTGTGGATCCTGCTGCGCAAACGCGGCGTGGTCGATTTGTGA
- the rirA gene encoding iron-responsive transcriptional regulator RirA, giving the protein MRLTRQTNYAMRILMYCAANNDRLSRIPEIAAAYSVSELFLFKILQPLVEHGLVETVRGRNGGVRLGRAAESINLFDVVRVTEESFAMAECFENDAAECPLVDSCALNSALREALNAFFAVLARYTIADMVAARPNVRNLLGIDMLERRAPAA; this is encoded by the coding sequence ATGCGGCTTACGCGCCAGACCAATTATGCCATGCGCATCCTGATGTACTGTGCCGCCAACAATGACCGGCTGAGCCGCATTCCGGAGATCGCGGCCGCCTATTCGGTGTCGGAACTGTTCCTGTTCAAGATCCTGCAGCCGCTGGTCGAGCATGGTCTGGTCGAGACGGTGCGCGGCCGCAATGGCGGCGTCCGGCTTGGCCGCGCCGCAGAATCCATCAACCTGTTCGACGTCGTGCGCGTCACCGAGGAAAGCTTCGCCATGGCCGAATGCTTCGAGAACGATGCGGCCGAATGCCCGCTGGTCGACAGCTGCGCGCTGAATTCGGCGCTGCGCGAGGCACTCAACGCCTTCTTCGCCGTGCTGGCCCGCTACACAATCGCCGATATGGTGGCGGCAAGGCCGAATGTGCGCAACCTGCTAGGCATCGACATGCTGGAACGCCGCGCTCCGGCTGCCTGA
- a CDS encoding heme ABC transporter ATP-binding protein — MIVAKDISVGIAGKRIVSGVDFDALPGEIAAIVGPNGSGKTTFLKALSGELAYTGRVTLNGRNLSSMKPVEIAVQRAVLPQATTLSFPFTVREVVKLGLVGGRSGVLPGEDARLPERALARVDLDGFAGRLYQELSGGEQQRVQLARVLCQVWAPVLDGKPSYLFLDEPVSSLDIKHQLIIMNIARDFARRGGGVVAILHDLNLTAMYADRIFVMHRGRLAATGSPLDVLSDDLIEKVFDCRLRVGALPAGNMPFVLPQSSVG, encoded by the coding sequence ATGATCGTGGCAAAGGACATTTCGGTTGGTATCGCCGGCAAGCGTATCGTCAGCGGGGTCGATTTCGACGCGCTGCCCGGCGAAATCGCGGCCATCGTCGGCCCCAACGGCTCCGGCAAGACGACCTTCCTGAAGGCGTTGTCGGGTGAGCTCGCCTATACCGGGCGCGTCACCCTCAACGGCCGCAACCTTTCTTCGATGAAGCCGGTCGAGATTGCCGTGCAGCGAGCGGTGCTGCCGCAGGCGACGACACTGTCCTTCCCATTCACGGTGCGCGAGGTGGTCAAGCTTGGCCTTGTCGGTGGCCGCTCGGGTGTCTTGCCGGGCGAGGATGCGCGACTGCCGGAGCGAGCGCTGGCCCGCGTCGACCTCGACGGTTTTGCCGGGCGTTTGTACCAGGAGCTTTCGGGCGGCGAGCAGCAGCGCGTCCAGCTTGCACGCGTGCTGTGCCAGGTCTGGGCGCCAGTGCTCGACGGCAAGCCGAGCTATCTCTTCCTCGACGAGCCGGTTTCCAGCCTCGACATCAAGCACCAGCTGATCATCATGAACATCGCCCGCGATTTCGCCAGAAGGGGCGGTGGTGTGGTCGCCATCCTGCACGACCTCAATCTTACGGCCATGTATGCCGACCGGATCTTCGTCATGCATCGCGGCCGGCTGGCCGCGACCGGCTCGCCGCTGGATGTGCTGAGCGATGATCTGATCGAAAAAGTGTTCGACTGCCGGCTCAGAGTCGGCGCGCTGCCGGCCGGCAACATGCCGTTCGTGCTGCCGCAATCGTCGGTCGGTTGA